In Primulina eburnea isolate SZY01 chromosome 5, ASM2296580v1, whole genome shotgun sequence, a single window of DNA contains:
- the LOC140833093 gene encoding uncharacterized protein, with translation MQSKLKHFYSFWQLGTRMYFKCCGRYYTNVDIGINFVLEPLTAKGKSDTNETPELPHWVRVPGNVTATRNQEDDDFVPPSISYWIENHKIDKQEVDVKSVENGFFENDFEKISKLLKNQFKSPDMVVKALNDFDVDLSQCLIKHTLKRFSYEWMAALGFFKWSALQNGIVHSPELYNLMVDNLGKVKKFDLMWELVEEMKSLGAYVTLDTMSKVMRRLAKAGKYEDAVEAFRKMELFGVKRDVMSMNLLMDALVKEGSVEHAEGLLLDFRELIPPNLQTYNVLIHGWCKSGQIAKAKNTMNEMKAFGFAPDLITYTHFIATYCIEKDFRNVDATLEQMRKDGLSPSVVTYTIIIKALAKAKETNKAFEIYEKMKQNNCSPDAAFYGVFINALSATGRLKDSDDVFANMSEQGVVPDAYSYNIAITTAAKYLQEEKALTLLQKMEENHIKPDLNTYAPLLKMCCKLKRMKVLTFLLSHMFRNDVSIDLGTYTLLVSQLCRSEKLDHACSFFEELVIKGFVPMDCTYKKLVEKLEKGGMHREKHRIEKLMLSARQQDQSSLTLNN, from the coding sequence ATGCAATCGAAGTTGAAGCATTTCTATTCTTTTTGGCAACTCGGGACTCGGATGTATTTCAAATGTTGTGGAAGATATTATACTAATGTTGATATAGGTATTAACTTTGTGCTCGAACCACTTACGGCTAAAGGTAAATCTGACACTAATGAAACACCTGAGCTTCCTCATTGGGTCAGAGTTCCTGGTAATGTCACAGCTACTAGAAATCAAGAGGATGATGACTTTGTGCCTCCTTCAATATCGTATTGGATAGAGAATCACAAGATTGACAAGCAGGAAGTTGATGTGAAAAGCGTCGAAAATGGTTTTTTCGaaaatgattttgaaaaaataagtAAGCTTCTAAAGAATCAGTTTAAATCCCCCGATATGGTTGTGAAAGCGTTAAATGACTTTGATGTTGATTTATCCCAGTGCTTGATCAAGCACACATTGAAGAGATTTAGCTATGAGTGGATGGCAGCTCTAGGATTTTTTAAGTGGTCTGCTTTACAAAATGGAATTGTTCATTCGCCTGAACTGTATAACTTGATGGTAGACAATTTGGGTAAAGTGAAGAAATTTGACCTTATGTGGGAATTGGTGGAAGAAATGAAAAGTTTGGGAGCATATGTCACATTGGATACTATGTCTAAAGTCATGAGACGTCTGGCTAAAGCTGGTAAGTATGAGGATGCTGTAGAAGCATTCAGGAAAATGGAATTATTTGGAGTCAAACGAGATGTAATGTCCATGAATTTATTGATGGATGCGTTGGTGAAAGAAGGAAGTGTTGAGCATGCGGAGGGCTTGCTTTTGGACTTTAGGGAACTCATTCCTCCAAATTTACAGACTTACAATGTGTTAATTCATGGTTGGTGCAAATCTGGACAGATAGCCAAAGCTAAAAATACCATGAATGAGATGAAAGCCTTTGGATTTGCTCCTGATTTGATTACGTACACGCACTTCATTGCAACCTACTGTATTGAAAAAGATTTTCGTAATGTCGATGCTACTTTGGAACAAATGCGGAAAGATGGATTATCTCCTAGTGTTGTGACTTACACGATTATAATAAAAGCTTTGGCAAAGGCAAAGGAAACAAATAAAGCTTTCGAGATTTATGAAAAGATGAAGCAGAACAATTGTTCTCCCGATGCCGCTTTTTATGGCGTCTTTATTAATGCTCTAAGCGCCACAGGGAGGTTAAAAGATTCTGACGATGTGTTCGCGAATATGTCAGAACAGGGAGTTGTTCCAGATGCGTATTCATACAACATAGCAATTACTACTGCTGCGAAATACTTGCAAGAAGAGAAGGCTCTGACTTTACTTCAGAAAATGGAAGAAAATCATATTAAGCCTGATCTTAATACTTATGCTCCATTACTAAAAATGTGCTGCAAACTGAAAAGAATGAAGGTGCTTACTTTTTTGTTGAGCCACATGTTTAGGAATGATGTTAGCATCGATCTCGGAACTTACACTCTTTTGGTCAGTCAGCTGTGTCGTAGCGAGAAACTTGATCATGCTTGTTCCTTTTTTGAGGAATTAGTGATTAAGGGATTTGTCCCCATGGACTGTACTTATAAGAAGTTGGTTGAAAAACTTGAGAAGGGGGGTATGCATAGAGAGAAACATCGGATTGAAAAATTAATGTTAAGTGCCAGGCAGCAAGACCAGTCCTCTCTGACATTAAATAATTAA